The Carnobacterium divergens genome includes a window with the following:
- a CDS encoding topological determinant of cell division, translating to MGEWIKTIVMIVGLFFIQPLFIIGIIWSIGMSLKRIRTERKTYRVAIFKEWFEVKNFLLMGLLPGVVVSSIVTIIGVPLTIEWIICYQLSTIILLILFGTRYIHPIITFPVTALLLIVANGILETNSSSGLNLMGYHIDQLNFFNDHLLINGLVVMFLTLLVTIFSLRFYKMKQLSPEFLKTSRGKWVGSYFLKPFWVFPLLTIVPGSLFTAVFDWWPVFSIGNQTYTVLFLPILIGLQLKVQTQIPQQALNLVVKDLMIVTGVLVGLIGLNIVWPAYTWISYLVIFIGAIVVYLRHRKREHSWSFLYGTDDEGLKVLGIRPETPAAKMKLTVGDTIVTCNDLPIKTEDDFYQALKINSAYCHLKIKQIDGEYRLEQTAIYEDSPHEIGVVTIPEKLI from the coding sequence ATGGGAGAGTGGATTAAGACGATAGTAATGATTGTCGGATTATTTTTTATTCAGCCATTATTTATTATAGGAATTATTTGGTCAATCGGCATGAGCTTAAAAAGAATTCGAACAGAGAGAAAAACTTATCGAGTAGCTATTTTTAAAGAATGGTTTGAGGTGAAAAACTTTTTATTAATGGGACTACTTCCAGGGGTAGTTGTTTCGTCAATAGTGACGATTATTGGAGTACCGTTGACAATTGAATGGATTATTTGTTACCAACTTTCAACAATCATTCTTTTAATACTATTTGGAACGCGTTATATTCATCCAATCATCACGTTTCCAGTGACGGCGTTACTTTTAATTGTAGCCAATGGAATACTGGAAACTAATTCATCAAGTGGTTTAAACCTAATGGGTTATCATATCGATCAGTTGAATTTTTTCAATGATCATTTACTTATAAATGGTTTAGTTGTAATGTTCCTAACGTTACTTGTAACTATTTTTAGTTTAAGATTTTATAAAATGAAGCAACTATCTCCTGAATTTCTAAAAACAAGCCGTGGTAAATGGGTGGGAAGTTATTTTTTAAAACCTTTTTGGGTATTTCCTTTACTAACAATTGTACCAGGAAGTTTATTTACTGCTGTGTTTGATTGGTGGCCCGTCTTTTCGATTGGAAATCAAACATATACCGTATTATTTTTACCAATTTTAATAGGGTTACAATTAAAAGTTCAAACTCAAATTCCCCAACAAGCTTTAAACCTTGTTGTTAAAGATTTAATGATAGTAACAGGTGTATTAGTTGGTTTGATTGGCCTTAATATTGTTTGGCCAGCCTATACATGGATTAGTTATTTAGTTATTTTCATAGGAGCTATCGTTGTATATTTACGTCATCGCAAGAGAGAACACAGTTGGTCTTTCTTATATGGAACAGATGACGAAGGCTTAAAAGTACTTGGAATTCGCCCAGAAACACCAGCGGCTAAAATGAAGTTGACTGTTGGGGACACAATCGTGACTTGTAATGATCTGCCAATAAAAACAGAAGATGATTTTTATCAAGCACTAAAAATAAACAGCGCATACTGTCATTTAAAAATTAAACAAATTGATGGCGAGTACCGATTAGAGCAAACAGCCATTTATGAAGATTCGCCACATGAAATTGGTGTAGTGACAATTCCTGAAAAACTAATTTAA
- a CDS encoding response regulator transcription factor, whose translation MKRVLIVDDEESILTLLAFNLEKAGYDVQTATDGLEGYELALKNKYAFIILDLMLPSMDGMEVCKKLRQEKIETPIMILTAKDDELEKIIGLELGADDYMTKPFSPREVLARMKAIMRRVHSKGKVEEEKENLKEELVEITIGEIKIFPELYEVIVREKPIEVTPKEFELLLYMMKRVNRILSREQLLDAIWNFDYAGETRIVDVHISHLREKIELDTKNPAYIRTVRGFGYKFEVPK comes from the coding sequence ATGAAAAGAGTTTTAATTGTTGATGATGAAGAGTCTATTTTAACCCTGCTAGCGTTTAATTTAGAAAAAGCAGGTTACGACGTTCAAACAGCAACAGATGGTTTAGAAGGCTATGAATTAGCACTAAAAAATAAATATGCTTTTATTATTTTAGATTTAATGTTGCCTTCAATGGATGGAATGGAAGTTTGTAAGAAATTAAGACAAGAAAAAATAGAGACACCAATTATGATTTTAACAGCCAAAGACGACGAGCTGGAAAAAATCATTGGTTTAGAGCTAGGTGCAGATGATTATATGACAAAACCTTTTAGCCCACGTGAAGTTTTAGCGCGGATGAAAGCCATTATGCGACGTGTGCATTCAAAAGGAAAAGTTGAAGAAGAAAAAGAAAATTTAAAAGAAGAACTAGTTGAAATTACGATTGGTGAAATTAAAATTTTCCCGGAATTATACGAAGTAATCGTGCGAGAAAAACCAATAGAAGTTACGCCAAAAGAATTTGAGTTATTGTTATATATGATGAAACGAGTAAATCGAATTTTAAGTCGTGAACAATTATTAGATGCAATTTGGAACTTTGATTACGCTGGAGAGACTCGAATTGTTGATGTTCATATTAGCCACTTAAGAGAAAAAATTGAATTAGATACAAAAAATCCAGCTTATATTCGGACCGTTCGTGGTTTTGGATACAAGTTTGAGGTTCCTAAATGA